One genomic region from Chrysemys picta bellii isolate R12L10 chromosome 16, ASM1138683v2, whole genome shotgun sequence encodes:
- the LOC101932618 gene encoding stabilizer of axonemal microtubules 2-like isoform X1, whose protein sequence is MAPLRHAGWMWRKFPEGRGARFRFLSLSCFSVTLSRHKRHKNCKKRSRPAPQDCRRPQLSHYKATYTQPPNVHPRSSKRPLRTPPHPNPPAMAFSTTQRAEFIPWELGQKTKPPVQEAYQCPQEPFQSQSLYRLHFPPREPVVTTLRRPPTPRQPDGSGFPHATTTKESYKGWRAERPACYGEPPALAGALLSPDRAAEMESTTQREFTEKRIPKPELVKGLQAQLTIEGDRDMTTTHQSTYQSVPLEKRVAQSRGKGVVPAGKRAQVEYMTKYQSDFPACSLLPARIQPAQPPLDNLAINQGFSTDFQTVQRESYHGWDTRRYPRACPIKLKEELADLGKERDGKFSGDTVTKLSYPPLPLDRPPGTIQWPPTVLRSLPAKFDNSTAHKFFFREWRVQPRIRQGDPHDGVYIRPLAKFESQTTTHSTFLPQRAEKVKNCKPEQKPIRAQGKQDFSTIHRESYRPIPLPVCRLQMYLIQQQQQGRETMNSLVPVKA, encoded by the exons ATGGCTCCCCTGAGGCACGCGGGCTGGATGTGGAGAAAGttcccagaggggaggggggccCGGTTTCggtttctctctctcagctgctTCTCTGTCACGCTCAGTCGACACAAGCGCCACAAGAACTGCAAGAAGCGGAGCAGGCCAGCGCCTCAGGACTGCAGGAGGCCCCAGCTGTCCCATTACAAGGCAACTTACACCCAGCCACCAA ACGTGCATCCTCGAAGCAGCAAGAGGCCGCTCCgcacccctccacaccccaaccccccggcCATGGCCTTCAGCACCACGCAGCGGGCAGAGTTCATTCCCTGGGAGCTGGGCCAGAAGACCAAGCCGCCTGTCCAG GAGGCGTATCAGTGCCCACAGGAGCCCTTCCAAAGCCAGAGTCTGTACCGCCTCCACTTCCCGCCCAGGGAGCCGGTCGTGACCACCCTCCGGCGGCCCCCGACTCCCAGGCAGCCTGACGGCTCCGGCTTCCCCCACGCCACCACCACCAAGGAGAGCTACAAAGGATGGCGAGCGGAACGCCCAGCCTGCTATGGAgagccaccagccctggcag GCGctctcctgtcccctgaccgGGCAGCCGAGATGGAAAGCACCACGCAGCGAGAGTTCACTGAGAAACGCATCCCCAAACCGGAGCTGGTCAAAGGCCTCCAGGCTCAGCTCACCATTGAAG GTGATCGTGACATGACGACAACCCACCAGAGCACCTACCAGTCTGTGCCCTTGGAGAAGCGGGTAGCCCAGTCACGTGGTAAAGGAGTAGTGCCAGCAGGGAAACGAGCCCAGGTGGAATACATGACCAAGTACCAGAGCGATTTCCCAGCATGCAGCTTGTTACCTGCACGGATTCAGCCTGCTCAGCCTCCTCTGGACAACCTGGCAATCAACCAGGGCTTCAG CACAGATTTTCAGACGGTGCAGAGGGAAAGCTACCATGGCTGGGACACCCGCAGATACCCTCGTGCCTGCCCCATCAAGCTGAAAGAGGAGCTGGCAGACTTGGGGAAAGAGAGGGATGGAAAATTCAGTGGAGACACTGTGACCAAG CTCTCTTACCCTCCTCTGCCCTTGGACAGGCCTCCGGGGACTATCCAGTGGCCCCCCACAGTGCTGAGATCCCTCCCTGCAAAGTTTGACAATTCCACAGCCCATAAGTTCTTCTTCAGAGAGTGGAGAGTCCAGCCCCGAATCCGGCAAGGTGACCCCCATGATGGAGTCTACATCCGACCTCTG GCCAAGTTTGAAAGCCAAACTACCACACACAGCAcattcctgccccagagagcggAGAAGGTGAAGAACTGCAAACCAGAGCAGAAACCCATCCGAGCACAGGGAAAGCAGGATTTCTCCACCATCCACAGGGAGTCTTACAG GCCTATCCCACTCCCAGTCTGTCGTTTGCAAATGTACTTGatccagcaacagcagcagggaAGAGAAACAATGAATTCTCTTGTGCCCGTTAAAGCCTGA
- the LOC101932618 gene encoding stabilizer of axonemal microtubules 1-like isoform X2, which yields MESLRFACLCELCDCGRHKRHKNCKKRSRPAPQDCRRPQLSHYKATYTQPPNVHPRSSKRPLRTPPHPNPPAMAFSTTQRAEFIPWELGQKTKPPVQEAYQCPQEPFQSQSLYRLHFPPREPVVTTLRRPPTPRQPDGSGFPHATTTKESYKGWRAERPACYGEPPALAGALLSPDRAAEMESTTQREFTEKRIPKPELVKGLQAQLTIEGDRDMTTTHQSTYQSVPLEKRVAQSRGKGVVPAGKRAQVEYMTKYQSDFPACSLLPARIQPAQPPLDNLAINQGFSTDFQTVQRESYHGWDTRRYPRACPIKLKEELADLGKERDGKFSGDTVTKLSYPPLPLDRPPGTIQWPPTVLRSLPAKFDNSTAHKFFFREWRVQPRIRQGDPHDGVYIRPLAKFESQTTTHSTFLPQRAEKVKNCKPEQKPIRAQGKQDFSTIHRESYRPIPLPVCRLQMYLIQQQQQGRETMNSLVPVKA from the exons ATGGAATCCCTGCGGTTTGCTTGTCTCTGTGAACTGTGCGACTGTGG TCGACACAAGCGCCACAAGAACTGCAAGAAGCGGAGCAGGCCAGCGCCTCAGGACTGCAGGAGGCCCCAGCTGTCCCATTACAAGGCAACTTACACCCAGCCACCAA ACGTGCATCCTCGAAGCAGCAAGAGGCCGCTCCgcacccctccacaccccaaccccccggcCATGGCCTTCAGCACCACGCAGCGGGCAGAGTTCATTCCCTGGGAGCTGGGCCAGAAGACCAAGCCGCCTGTCCAG GAGGCGTATCAGTGCCCACAGGAGCCCTTCCAAAGCCAGAGTCTGTACCGCCTCCACTTCCCGCCCAGGGAGCCGGTCGTGACCACCCTCCGGCGGCCCCCGACTCCCAGGCAGCCTGACGGCTCCGGCTTCCCCCACGCCACCACCACCAAGGAGAGCTACAAAGGATGGCGAGCGGAACGCCCAGCCTGCTATGGAgagccaccagccctggcag GCGctctcctgtcccctgaccgGGCAGCCGAGATGGAAAGCACCACGCAGCGAGAGTTCACTGAGAAACGCATCCCCAAACCGGAGCTGGTCAAAGGCCTCCAGGCTCAGCTCACCATTGAAG GTGATCGTGACATGACGACAACCCACCAGAGCACCTACCAGTCTGTGCCCTTGGAGAAGCGGGTAGCCCAGTCACGTGGTAAAGGAGTAGTGCCAGCAGGGAAACGAGCCCAGGTGGAATACATGACCAAGTACCAGAGCGATTTCCCAGCATGCAGCTTGTTACCTGCACGGATTCAGCCTGCTCAGCCTCCTCTGGACAACCTGGCAATCAACCAGGGCTTCAG CACAGATTTTCAGACGGTGCAGAGGGAAAGCTACCATGGCTGGGACACCCGCAGATACCCTCGTGCCTGCCCCATCAAGCTGAAAGAGGAGCTGGCAGACTTGGGGAAAGAGAGGGATGGAAAATTCAGTGGAGACACTGTGACCAAG CTCTCTTACCCTCCTCTGCCCTTGGACAGGCCTCCGGGGACTATCCAGTGGCCCCCCACAGTGCTGAGATCCCTCCCTGCAAAGTTTGACAATTCCACAGCCCATAAGTTCTTCTTCAGAGAGTGGAGAGTCCAGCCCCGAATCCGGCAAGGTGACCCCCATGATGGAGTCTACATCCGACCTCTG GCCAAGTTTGAAAGCCAAACTACCACACACAGCAcattcctgccccagagagcggAGAAGGTGAAGAACTGCAAACCAGAGCAGAAACCCATCCGAGCACAGGGAAAGCAGGATTTCTCCACCATCCACAGGGAGTCTTACAG GCCTATCCCACTCCCAGTCTGTCGTTTGCAAATGTACTTGatccagcaacagcagcagggaAGAGAAACAATGAATTCTCTTGTGCCCGTTAAAGCCTGA